From the Hevea brasiliensis isolate MT/VB/25A 57/8 chromosome 13, ASM3005281v1, whole genome shotgun sequence genome, the window AGGCAACCAGAAAAAAACCCTAACACCGACTCCCCTCCACTAATTTTTCCGCAAAAGCCGCCTGCCTGATGCCCTGACATGCTTAAACTATTTGTTGGATAGCAGAAATGCGCAAGCCCACAatcatcttcttctttcttcttcttcttctttttttaattcaatggataaaattttattttttttccttaaaagaTAGTTTAAATTTAAAGTATAATTTACTGTGATATTATATCTTTaaacaaataaatttaatataaattatttataaaataataataataataataataattttctttataTAAAAAAAGCATTTAATTTGATTATTTGAGAGAATGTACGTTTCACTTATTGATTATCTATTATTACTAtttgattaaaaaatttatatttttactcttatccaaataataaaatgGCATGTTCAAATACTTTATAAAAATGTCGATAAAACAAATTCTTAACTAGGAGAAATAATTTCGTAAATAaagatgaaataaaataaaatcttgataaaaaaataaaacaaataactTAGAATTTAATACATACATCTAGAATTTATTCTAAAaagatataaatttaaatattattaaaaaaacacataaaaaaatggagagaaataACTTTCCATTCATTCcaaaaacacataaatttaaatattattcaaaatttaataataataataaataaatatatatatatatatatttttttttttttttttttgggtggggGGTGTTGTTGGTATAGGACGCTCATTGATATACGACTTCGAATCCAGAAGTAATTTTCCACGCAAACAGAAGTAGTTCCCTTGGAATGGCTTCTCAAGTCAGCTGAGAATCCATTGGAGGGTAAATTTTAATGGGTTTTATTTAATAGACTCGAATTTGGACTGCAATGGGCTAGTCATTATCATAGACCATGCACACATTCAAATAGCTAAAAACCCAGTCCTAAAATCACAACCTAATTGGGTTCAACTAAAGACCCTAGTTGCTTCAGGCCCTCGATCTGAAACCCAATAAAAAGCCCGAAACTTGCAAACTTGACAGCAAAGCGAAGCATGAAATTGGAGCCAATCAATGATTGACATAGCCCCCATCAACGACAAGGTCATGCCCAGTGACTAGCTCAGAATCATCACACGCAAGAAACAACACAGCGTCCGCTATGTTTCTTGCCTTCAATGCTACTCCTTTCAAGCTCATGCTCGGCTCATACATGCTCTCAATTTCTTCCGCGCTCTTCTTATAAGCCTGGAGCGTCATCGGTGTCGCAAGACCAAACGGTGAGACGCAGTTCACTCTAATCCCGTGCGCTCCCAGCTGCACGCTGGCTGACCTCACCAGCCCCACCACCGCGTGTTTCGACATGTTATAAGCGGTTCGCCTCTTCGCGCCTTTGCTAGCCGCTACGCTCGCCGTGCACACTATACTCCCTCTCACGTTACCTCTCACCATTGCACGCGCTGCATACTTTACACAAATGGCCATTCCACGGACGTTGACAGCAAATAAATGGTCAAACGCGGAGAGGTCAAGATCAAGGACGGTCTGATCTGAGTTTCCTAAGATCCCAGCATTGCTAAACATTATGTCTAGCCTACCAAAATTCTGGACCGTCCATTCCACTAGCGATTTCACTTGATCTTCCTTGGAAACATCACAGTGTACGAAGCGACACTTGTTTTCTCCTATTGACGTAGCCACTCGTTGCCCCAATTCATCTTGGATATCAGCAATAACCACCATAAGGGCACCGTGATCGGCGAAAAGACGAACGGTTGCCTCGCCAATGCCGCTGGCGCCACCGGTGACAATCGCTACTTTGCCTGAGAGCTTCTTGGCGTTGGCGGTGGCAGTGGACAATGTAGATTCCGCCATAGATACACCAGACAAAATAGCAAGAAAGACGAGTTTTTCATGAAAAGTAGCGGCCGATATATAGAGAAAAGTGATGGGCAGCGGGTATTATCGGTTTTGGAAGAGGAGTTCACTTTCTAGAGACACGTGCTACTCACACAGAGGTGGTATGTTTGCTGTTACATTCAAAGACGCGCGAGTTGCATGTGGTTCTCTTTTTGTTTGCCTTTTCTGTGGTGGGCAGGCAGCCAGGCAGGTGGGCAGTCGGCAGCAATATGTTTGTCGTGAAGTAAATTCAGAAatgcctcttttttttttttttttttgaaatgagaAATGCCTCTTTTGTGTCACTGTGCAAACGTGAATTAAATCTAATCTCAATCATAGCCAAACCATGACTTTTGCCACCGATGACGTGACGTGAACAGGTTAGCCGGCGATATTACCCAGTTATCGATTCACATTTACTTTtactaataattatataaatgtattttttatattaaaaaacattatatttttaatatattttgaaattagttaaatataaataattcatgtattaaatcaattaaaattcaagaattatattagttattattattattattattttaataatatattaacatatacACGCTATTGATTTAAAGCGCATGTGGTTTAAATGCAGTTTAAGAAGTAAAGCTACTCAAAACCTAACATAGATTTGAATTTGCACTTACTTTCTTACATTCCATTGCTTTAAGAGCCGCATAGGCATCGGCTATTATTCTTTTAAGTAAAATTGATtactttaataaattttaaatatttttttattatataagttTATTTAACTtctcatatttaaatttaaaaactttttattttttattatttatcatttaattaaatatcatcaattttttaacttatatttttttattaattatttaatcaatcaGATATTATTCTACTCTTTTAATCTGTAAGAACTCACCTTACTTTAATCAATAACGAGACATCTCTTATTTTTATATCTAACTCCATAACCCTTCTATAAGAAAGGTTAAAATACATGATCATGAATCAAATATATATGAAATAGTGAATCAGTGGTTACAAATTTGATAATATTCGAACATAATCGATTTACTTTGTCATGGATTTCGAatcaaatattataatataacttgattcttcatatatttttttcagtttgctgatttttttttaatcGATCTATTTTTTGAATCGATATAACTCCATAACCCATCTCAAGTAGGAGTTTATTTTCTACATATATCTATTTTTagtctcttaaattttttttttaaccgaatttatatttttcatttcatATGCTCTTCAAGCTCTATAACCATGAGAGGTGATCTGATTTTCACAAGAgagaataaaaaaaagaaaatattatattgtctttaaaattaaattgaaaaaaaaaaatcaataatcaAAACTGAACAGAaatgaatttctataaaaatcgaactaaatttccaaattaattcGGTTCTATAGTTATTTCGATCTAAATCAAGTAATGTTCACtcatatttaattgattaattgataaaattaatttatgatctaattgattataattacttaatttataatctaattaattatagtctatttgattaattgataaaacacCTGATAATACTCGATTACAGTGTAATTGAtcataattatttgatttaagATCTAACTGATTATGATCtagttgattaattgataaaatacccaATAGTAATTAATTATGATGTAATTTATCATAGTCACTTAGTTTTATAATCTAATTTgttatgatctacttgattaattagttttatgatctacttgattaattgataaaatatcttATAGTTCTCAATTATGAAGTAATTGATCATGGTTATTTgatttataatataattgattatgatatacTAGCTTGATTAATCTGTAAAGTaccttataatatttaattatgatctaattaattatagttatttgatttattatctaattgattatgatccacttaattaactaataaaatactcAATAGTAACtaattatgatctaattgataatGGTTACTTTATTTAGGATGTAATTGATTAATAGTTAAttaattgatataattttaaatagttatttgactaattaattttaattattaataattacttgattaattgattatgatataattgatcatagttacttgatttatgatataatttGTTAGGTGATCTGAATTTCACAAGAGAtaagaaaagagaaaaatattATGTTATTTCTAAAACCgatttgaataaataaaaaaattcaaaaataaaaactgAATCAAATCAAATTTTCGAATTAATTTAGTTTGGTAGGTTATTTTGGTATAAATTGAATAATGTTCACTCctatattattgattatttaataaaatacctgataatacttgattatgatttaattgatcatAGTTATTTGATTGAttgatataattattaataattacttatttaattaatctaattgatcataattacttgatttatgatataattgattaggcgatataattttcataaaaaggaagaaaaaaggaaaatattATGTTGTCTCAAAAATAGAACTGagtaaattgaaaaattcaaaaataaaagtgcatcaaatcaaatttatgaattaattcAGTTCGGTTAGTTATTTTGGTTAGAACCTACTAATACTCATCCTtatctaattgattaattgataaaattgattatgatgaaattaactataattacttgatttattatctaattaattatgATATAGTTGATTACGTTCTAATTGATCATAGTTATTTGATTTAAGATATAATTGATTAatagttacttgattaattgatctaattgttaatagttatttgaattgatctaattaattatgatgtaattgatcatagttacttgatttatggtCTAATTAATTAATAGTTACTTGATTAATTTATCTAATTGATTAGGTAATCAAATTTTTACAAGaggaaaggaaaaaagaaaattattatgtTATCTCTAAAATCGAActgaaaaatccaaaaaattcaaaaactaaaattgaaTCGAATTTCTGAATTATTTGGTTGGGTCGgttaaaccaaataatgctcatcccCGATGTAATTGATCAATTAATAAAATTGATTATGATATAATTGAccataattacttaatttttaatatacttgattaattgataaatacCAGACAGTAATTGattatgatttatttgatcatagtttcttaattaattgatataattttaatagttatttaattaattattctaattgattataatataattgattatagttacttgatttataatttaattaattaatagttatttgatcaattgatctaattattaatagttacttgatttattacctaattaattatatgatttgACTTTCACAATaggaaagaaaaaatgaaaatattattttatctctaaaaccaaactaaataaattaaaattttaaaaaatcaaaactaaatcaaattaattttttaaaaaattgaactGAAATCAATTATGAATGGTTAAATTTTTGGTGTGGTTAGACATTATTAGTTAATTTTTTGGTAGGTTATGATTGAGTTAAAAATTAACAAGAGCTATTGATTAGTTGAACACTTAGTTGcatatgattaattgagtgatCGACATGAACTTATTGATTAAAGAAGAGAAAGGCTATATTTGATTAGATTTTAGAAGAAAATGATTTTAGGGAAAAAATAAATCAACTTAAAACTTAAATATTACAAGAATAAAGTAGAGATTTcgcattcatttattcattttttgtAAACATATTTTATGCACCAAGTcaatttcttcttttaattataaGTTAATCGATGGTGAGGTGGGCAGCCACGCCTAGAATTGTTTATCatctgtgtgtgtatatatatatatatcatctgtgtgtgtgtatatacatatatatatatatatatatatatatatatatatatatatatatatgaagacgctccaaattttataatttaaaaatttatatttttaacgtgtcattgttttgtttttaattttaaaaattacaatGATGTAgtccttgtttttaatttatatttcaaaactccaccaacatttttaatttaattatcaataAAATCACTTTTATTATTTTCCATTTTAGACTTTGAACATAATTTGACATGAAAATGgacatatatatatttatatatagtcACATTATAATAAAAAAGTTAGATctatcaaaataataataaaattaattactttctaaattaataaaaaaaaatatttgttacCTTTTATACAATAATAAATGAAAATCTCTACTTATAGAAAATcacttaattattttttaattgattatCCTTTCCtcgttaataaattaattttcaccTTTCAAATATTGTCATAACATGTTATAAAAAGTAGTTGATCTATCAAAACAATGCAAATGACAATTATTGATTCATTGAGTATATAGATGATAAGAATTACTTctaaattaataagaaatttcaTATTTATTATCTTTTACATAATAATTAATGAcaaaatttcatatttattaTCTTTTACACAATAATTAATGACAAATCTATActcactgtaacaccccaaaattttattatttatgagtatttttggtattttaattttatttaaattttaggaatttttttgagatttttcggattttaaaaatcggattcgattttccgaaaatataaactttaatgatttttaaaaattaatttaaagaccacgtggcaaaactaaaaatatatttggagtctacgtatttttctgagttttatggaattttttcgaaatttttggacctcgttttcggtcccgaggcagagtaaaaattcaaaattttgtatttcgaatcgaaccggccgaatcgaaccggaccggatcggaccggtcgaatcggaccggtctcttctctttttcttcctcccgcgcgcgacgttcccttccctcttctctctctcgtttctctctccttccACTCGCCGGCCACTGGCCACCACCCAAATAGCCCCGGCGCCTCACTGAAATGCACCGGCCGCCACACATCGCCGAAACGCGCGAAGCCCCTCGCTGCtcagcttccccggccaaatccggccgatccggccaccaattggattaggtcttgtgtctaaaatcatctactcggcgagagctttccatagacaccaagaacgccgaaatccatcgagcggattgtccgatttttgctcgggaagattttagcccatttcgacttttgggctagatttctcgaaaaccgtgaatcccacgagaaaaccgaggccaccaaagacgctccattcgccgagagcttcaacgacataaatttcgaatttttcgacaccgcttttgatgggtcccacggaacttcgcagatgtttttccgagcatttaatgagcttagaaaattctgaaaatttatgtactaaccccgtgttatgggcttcgtgtttgtatcctcgattcgcggaaattcggcgattggcctGCGCAAAATTCGGGCTAGATGCACTgcacgaaaagtctccgaattggaccgaggttttggctggccccccattgtcagacgtcccgagcgcattcccgaagtcagaatcggcaaaggtaaacccgaaccttgccttttcgtaattttctagtgcttaaataggattgaaaatccataaaatattcgtggtagcttagaaaatttcgattctttttgcaatagcttaataatattgctaaggactgcggggcaaagttttataatttttagagcttatttgggcagtttttgcaaaaatgatcaataataaggactaaattgaaattttgcgtattgtgatggatgatcgatttgatgggcgggaggggctgtgtgatatgattgaactgtggatatatggattgtgagtatagaagtgtgttttgaacccttttgcagttgggtaggtcctaggtatagggagactcactggattttctgcacgacttaggacgtaattggtctttttctttgtttgtattgagtcgattgtattaaataattgtaatataattgtcgtgagccgatgcctttcttcctccgcccactcggtgaccatcgtcaagtctgtgagtaaaatattaattttaattgtaatttcggtattattatatgttcagcatgcccatgcatcacttatatgcatatatttatgtagttaaactctaggcacgatttgtgatgcattgataaatgttaaagtgccatgatgttgttgtggtaatttggagcaaagcatgcgttggcgtgcgtgtgatgtggtgtggactatggataggacgggtagtcacgcttgagttcttcttgggacccgatccttcgaggggtagtcacgcttgagttcttcactgggaccctcgatttggtttattaagcgaaagtccggcttgagttcttcactgcaccagttggatttaagagagtcagatagggatcagctcccatatgttatgattgatgctacagggtgcgtgagtgctccaaattacctttttgatgttatgatgtgaaaatgatgttgatgttgcatttcactttacagggtacattagttttagatagttatagagattatggttaaaattgatattttactctctgagtcgaacgctcactcctgttcaaaaatttttacaggccacaggaggatattttgttctgggttaacctgcttttctacttcgcaggttgtttattaatatttgtgtaattttaattactcctagaattttcgcatgtgttagcagtaattatttgaatttggtctgtaatattattatcatgttggacctgtaaacttaatattctatgtctattttgatggattggatgagggagctgagctcccgtttattattatgttgatgagtatgtggagggtgagcttagctccccaatggattgtttattgtgtttacaggtcgggtgagtcgaaaactccccgttggtaagtccattttatggccggactctgtccgtttgttttcttgaaattggg encodes:
- the LOC110645868 gene encoding (+)-cis,cis-nepetalactol synthase NEPS3-like; the encoded protein is MAESTLSTATANAKKLSGKVAIVTGGASGIGEATVRLFADHGALMVVIADIQDELGQRVATSIGENKCRFVHCDVSKEDQVKSLVEWTVQNFGRLDIMFSNAGILGNSDQTVLDLDLSAFDHLFAVNVRGMAICVKYAARAMVRGNVRGSIVCTASVAASKGAKRRTAYNMSKHAVVGLVRSASVQLGAHGIRVNCVSPFGLATPMTLQAYKKSAEEIESMYEPSMSLKGVALKARNIADAVLFLACDDSELVTGHDLVVDGGYVNH